One part of the Melospiza melodia melodia isolate bMelMel2 chromosome 3, bMelMel2.pri, whole genome shotgun sequence genome encodes these proteins:
- the TSNAX gene encoding translin-associated protein X isoform X1, translating to MSGKEGSGGFRKRKHDNFPHGQRREEKENVNPPSALMKSFKSFQLELDTRHDKYERLVKLSRDITIESKRTIFLLHRFTSAPNGEEILSESEVKLDAVRQKIKQVAQELIGEDMYQFHRAISPGLQEYVEAVSFQYFIKTRSLISVEEINKQLIFTAEDREETTNMTSNCRDKQPCRWSLKVTPVDYLLGVADLTGELMRLCISSVGNGDIDTPFELSQFLRQIYDGFTFIGNTGPYEVSKKLYTLKQSLAKVENACYTLKVRGSEIPKHMLADVFSTKTELIDQEEGLP from the exons aTGAGCGGCAAGGAAG GATCAGGTGGGTTCAGAAAACGAAAGCATGATAATTTTCCACATGgtcaaagaagagaagaaaaagagaatgtTAATCCACCTTCTGCTTTGATGAAATCTTTTAAAT CATTCCAGCTGGAGCTTGACACCAGGCACGATAAATACGAGCGGCTCGTGAAGCTCAGTCGGGATATAACGATCGAAAGCAAAAGGACGATATTTCTGCTCCACAGGTTCACCAG TGCTCCCAATGGGGAAGAAATACTAAGTGAATCTGAAGTCAAGCTAGATGCTGTCCGACAGAAGATCAAGCAGGTTGCACAAGAACTGATTGGAGAAGACATGTATCAGTTCCACAGAGCTATATCTccag GCCTTCAAGAATATGTTGAGGCAGTTTCGTTTCAGTATTTTATCAAAACACGATCTTTGATCAGTGTTGAAGAGATCAACAAACAACTAATATTTACAGCAGAAGACAGAGAAGAAACAACAAACATG ACCTCCAACTGCCGCGATAAACAGCCTTGTAGGTGGAGCCTGAAGGTAACTCCCGTGGATTACCTGCTGGGAGTGGCGGATCTGACGGGAGAGCTGATGCGGCTGTGCATCAGCAGCGTTGGCAACGGGGACATCGACACGCCCTTCGAACTGAGCCAGTTCTTGCGCCAGATTTACGATGGCTTCACCTTCATCGGCAACACCGGACCTTACGAAGTCTCCAAGAAGCTCTACACCTTGAAACAGAGTCTGGCAAAGGTAGAGAATGCCTGCTACACGTTAAAAGTACGGGGATCTGAAATCCCAAAGCACATGCTGGCTGATGTCTTCTCCACCAAAACAGAATTGATTGACCAAGAGGAGGGACTTCCTTAA
- the TSNAX gene encoding translin-associated protein X isoform X2 → MKSFKSFQLELDTRHDKYERLVKLSRDITIESKRTIFLLHRFTSAPNGEEILSESEVKLDAVRQKIKQVAQELIGEDMYQFHRAISPGLQEYVEAVSFQYFIKTRSLISVEEINKQLIFTAEDREETTNMTSNCRDKQPCRWSLKVTPVDYLLGVADLTGELMRLCISSVGNGDIDTPFELSQFLRQIYDGFTFIGNTGPYEVSKKLYTLKQSLAKVENACYTLKVRGSEIPKHMLADVFSTKTELIDQEEGLP, encoded by the exons ATGAAATCTTTTAAAT CATTCCAGCTGGAGCTTGACACCAGGCACGATAAATACGAGCGGCTCGTGAAGCTCAGTCGGGATATAACGATCGAAAGCAAAAGGACGATATTTCTGCTCCACAGGTTCACCAG TGCTCCCAATGGGGAAGAAATACTAAGTGAATCTGAAGTCAAGCTAGATGCTGTCCGACAGAAGATCAAGCAGGTTGCACAAGAACTGATTGGAGAAGACATGTATCAGTTCCACAGAGCTATATCTccag GCCTTCAAGAATATGTTGAGGCAGTTTCGTTTCAGTATTTTATCAAAACACGATCTTTGATCAGTGTTGAAGAGATCAACAAACAACTAATATTTACAGCAGAAGACAGAGAAGAAACAACAAACATG ACCTCCAACTGCCGCGATAAACAGCCTTGTAGGTGGAGCCTGAAGGTAACTCCCGTGGATTACCTGCTGGGAGTGGCGGATCTGACGGGAGAGCTGATGCGGCTGTGCATCAGCAGCGTTGGCAACGGGGACATCGACACGCCCTTCGAACTGAGCCAGTTCTTGCGCCAGATTTACGATGGCTTCACCTTCATCGGCAACACCGGACCTTACGAAGTCTCCAAGAAGCTCTACACCTTGAAACAGAGTCTGGCAAAGGTAGAGAATGCCTGCTACACGTTAAAAGTACGGGGATCTGAAATCCCAAAGCACATGCTGGCTGATGTCTTCTCCACCAAAACAGAATTGATTGACCAAGAGGAGGGACTTCCTTAA